In a single window of the Anaerocolumna cellulosilytica genome:
- the sdaAB gene encoding L-serine ammonia-lyase, iron-sulfur-dependent subunit beta: MYSTKEMSVFDIIGPNMIGPSSSHTAGALRIARLARNMVKRPIEEVTFVLYGSFAMTYQGHGTDKALVAGMLGFDTEDERIKESFTFAKEAGLKYQFKLDTNKVDVHPNTVDIQITVEGGETTTITGVSIGGGRAVLKKINGVEIDLSGDYYTVVIRHRDLPGVVAAVTDILSKYNINIAFMKLYRENRGTIAYSIIETDESLIEEIIDRIEELGNVFQAFLIEKL, encoded by the coding sequence ATGTATTCAACGAAAGAAATGAGTGTGTTTGACATAATCGGACCAAATATGATTGGTCCTTCCAGTTCGCATACGGCAGGCGCTTTACGAATTGCCAGGCTTGCAAGAAACATGGTAAAAAGACCCATAGAGGAAGTAACTTTCGTTTTATATGGTTCCTTTGCGATGACATATCAGGGGCATGGTACTGATAAAGCTTTAGTTGCAGGTATGCTTGGTTTTGACACGGAGGATGAAAGGATAAAAGAATCCTTTACGTTTGCCAAAGAGGCAGGGCTGAAATATCAGTTTAAATTAGATACGAACAAGGTGGATGTACATCCAAATACTGTGGATATTCAGATTACGGTAGAAGGAGGAGAAACCACTACCATAACCGGTGTATCCATTGGCGGGGGAAGAGCCGTTCTAAAGAAAATAAACGGTGTCGAGATTGATTTATCAGGTGATTATTATACGGTTGTAATCCGCCATAGAGATTTACCGGGTGTAGTAGCTGCTGTAACAGATATCCTTAGTAAATATAATATTAATATTGCATTTATGAAACTATACCGTGAGAATAGGGGAACTATTGCTTACTCAATCATTGAAACGGACGAATCTCTTATTGAAGAAATTATTGATAGAATTGAAGAATTAGGTAATGTGTTTCAAGCCTTTCTTATTGAAAAATTGTAG